A window of Herpetosiphonaceae bacterium genomic DNA:
CGTCGATCACGCTGCTCAAGCTGGACGACGAGCTGAGACGCTTCTGGGACGCGCCGGTCCACACGCCCGCGCTGCGCTGGGGGATGTAGGGAGCCGTCAGGCCGGAGATGTGGGGGTTGTCCCCCAGCATGCCCCCTCATCTTATGGAGAACCGAGAGCAAAGAACAAAGAGAAACCTGCTTTGTTTGCTTGTTTCGTTGTTCTTTGTTTGTCGCTTGGAGGCTTCCATGCCCATCACCGCCGAACATGTCACGCGCTTCATCGCGGGCGTCGCCGCGCGGATACGTGAGCAGCGCGACTACCTGACCGATCTCGACGCGGCGATCGGCGATGCCGACCACGGCATCAACCTCGATCGCGGATTCAGCGCGGTCGTCGCGAAGCTGCCGAGCCTCGCCGACCAGGACATCGGCACGATCCTCAAGACGACCGGCATGACGCTCGTCTCGACAGTCGGCGGCGCGTCCGGGCCGCTCTACGGCACGGCCTTTCTGCGCGCGGGCGCGGCGCTGGCCGATCGGCACGCGCTGAGCGCCGACGACCTGATCGTCGCGCTGGAGGCGGCGCTTGAGGGGATCATGCAGCGCGGCAAGGCGCGGCGCGGCGAGAAAACGATGATCGACACGATCGCGCCCGCGATCGACGCGCTCAAAGCGGCCCACGCGCGCGGCCTGGCGCTCCACGCGGCGCTCCACGCGGCCATCGCCGCCGCCGAGGCCGGAATGCGGGCGACCATCCCGATGCTTGCGACCAAAGGCCGGGCCTCGTACCTGGGCGAGCGCTCGATCGGGCACCAGGACCCGGGCGCGACCTCGGCCTATCTGATCGCGACCGTGCTGCTGGAGACTCTGGCACCCGGCAGCGATCTCCAAGACTGAAACCCACGCGATACTGCAAGGAGGCACCGCATGGCACAATACGTCGCGGCCATCGATCAAGGCACCACCAGCACCCGCTGTATCATCTTCGACCACGCGGGCAGCGTAGTCTGCTACGATCAGCAAGAGCACGAGCAGATCTACCCCCGGCCCGGCTGGGTCGAGCACAGCCCCGACGAGATCTGGCAGCGCACCCAGGCGGTGATCGCGGGCGCGCTCAGCAAAGGCGGCATCGACACTAGGGAGATTGCCGCTGTCGGCATCACCAACCAGCGCGAGACGGCAGTGGTCTGGTATCGTCACACAGGACGACCGATCTACAACGCGATCGTCTGGCAGGATACGCGCACCGACCGGATCTGCGATCAGCTTGGACGCGAGGGCGGCCAGGATCGCTTTCGGGCCAAGACCGGCCTGCCGCTGGCGACGTACTTCTCAGGGCCGAAGATTCGCTGGATTCTGGACAACGTCGCGGGCGCGAGAGAGGCGGCGGAGCGCGGCGAGATCATCTTCGGCAACATCGACAGCTTCTTGATCTGGCAGCTCACGGGCGGTCCCGACGGCGGCGTTCATGTGACCGACGTGACCAACGCCTCGCGCACGCTGCTGATGAACCTCGAAACCCTCGACTGGGACGACGAGATCTTGAGCAGCATG
This region includes:
- the dhaL gene encoding dihydroxyacetone kinase subunit DhaL; protein product: MPITAEHVTRFIAGVAARIREQRDYLTDLDAAIGDADHGINLDRGFSAVVAKLPSLADQDIGTILKTTGMTLVSTVGGASGPLYGTAFLRAGAALADRHALSADDLIVALEAALEGIMQRGKARRGEKTMIDTIAPAIDALKAAHARGLALHAALHAAIAAAEAGMRATIPMLATKGRASYLGERSIGHQDPGATSAYLIATVLLETLAPGSDLQD